One genomic region from Sparus aurata chromosome 15, fSpaAur1.1, whole genome shotgun sequence encodes:
- the fam83ha gene encoding protein FAM83H isoform X2, with protein MARRSQCSSSGDNPLDPNYLPPHYREEYRLAIDALVEEDLDGYYQFLQKADVVDFLSSSEIQYIQDLIQVPQLSNHPEQRFLDIGGDGSSDTYWPIHSDLDAPGLDLGWPQMHHLIGPTEVTTLVNPPEPDMPSIKEQARRLIKNAQQVIAIAMDMFTDVDIFHDILNAAMRNVAVYILLDEQNAHHFINMVSNCRVNLQIIQFLRVRTVSGITYHCRSGKSFQGQMMDRFLLTDCRAVLSGNYSFMWSFEKLNRCMAHLFLGQLVSTFDEEFRILFAQSKPLVIENAHDPVGDYSLLQKRQYPSERTSLYREPRKPDPAHLEDWARHPYDERMDVDWRIKPLKRKEPMQNPADMYSRFPSQQTRMDPFFDQGPSRMMENPAFKRHSYAEGVPGKYSHPFLQQQGMPEVENQGRLFHRGQLPYPGPGPRPGNEPDYNAYDKFWNQDYQSADQYSEPGLPQEMELPDFDPVLNYLSTTRNVDFDQGSDKLPPAADVPFGSSHPKRLSLGQPYPCQTSPTPSNLSEQKQFFLEPNTDRKDPLVKRGLRDWRISSYLSAYENPEDEGMPFEPSNAPDAFEEPSNLIHQTMPGIDLPVPKIPNVREFKVPAVPRASQMPGYAKTSAREKQKKLPDEPTAVAAETKTTPTPSESSSTTEGEKTEEAEQKEPKTALHREESFRRKYNPAVQRSSRLRSSLIFSSLEQQNTIQDQQDEESDKNEAEQAKQPFVSQALGQRRSAARGPFEWSRYMKSSTFDNSATDTPDDGNTKADDKDSSKVDSSKDLSEKQKVQELSAPDEEQANSTPPVPESKPSEAELPKTDQPIQPPKPLLTNPLYVDMSDPDTRLMFFKELAAKRKAAKAAEAEKSKEKLPMKPPTELKNITAVKNEEPVPQETAEKMADTTASEGLQTRVSTVSKKTELENIQPAPEVPPEPKLSNLAVGKISPSHPPSPTSATPANVSSLAQCINESKNPPSLDTTSKESHSPTSSSVKVPPSSAAVNSKAPNQESVHLETSIPSVPLLPEQNTGGSQISPSHSPSSSAPLTTSAETISSNVPLGDSNSTPTSSILAPNAQKTAGPFAQSVEESSQQSTASSISQTESDSTQAHVDSVSHLTSTEKPSAVDSAHLETDISCAASPEPKVSSLQPTAETESKDTCSQKDVPESENNSVPQVVGDESAVLGASQDAKADGTPLESCLPNVESRSDQKESIKPTPSPADPSPEQTPAETGSPVIPDLTPKASQSEKTASPQDAPIQVTPPSILNLTGPVAPCPAETVSCSTPQSESVGSVLSPEAEKILSALHSPSHDNSLPEKVTTDSNETPTSSPAEPTSEVSTESKLTCKMPESVTSETHSLESPVPAEISKDSEKEVSQEPEKPEPGENKTHDTETTNKVDKAPTQDSDSNEKTNDQVKQNNCSEVPEITSDEAVPPSPQSKQPKSSQSRYQSSTANVLSSSNLRDDTKLLLEQISANSQSRSEATKESPVTDDEKEDEADKNAKREKERGMRSISRGQQVKSNQERDKLLERIQSMRKERKVYSRFEMGP; from the exons ATGGCACGTCGCTCTCAGTGTTCCTCTTCTGGGGATAACCCCCTGGACCCCAACTACCTCCCTCCCCACTATCGGGAAGAGTACCGCCTGGCTATTGATGCACTGGTTGAGGAGGACTTGGATGGATACTATCAGTTCCTCCAAAAAGCAGATGTGGTGGACTTCCTGTCCTCATCTGAGATTCAGTATATTCAAGACTTAATTCAGGTCCCTCAGCTGAGCAACCACCCTGAACAACGCTTTCTGGATATTGGCGGAGATGGCTCCTCCGACACTTACTGGCCAATTCACTCTGACCTGGATGCCCCAGGTTTGGACCTCGGCTGGCCTCAAATGCATCACTTGATTGGGCCCACGGAGGTCACCACTCTGGTCAACCCCCCTGAGCCTGACATGCCGAGTATCAAGGAGCAGGCCCGACGACTTATCAAGAATGCTCAGCAG GTGATTGCTATAGCGATGGACATGTTTACCgatgttgacatttttcatgATATTCTCAATGCTGCCATGAGGAATGTGGCTGTCTACATCCTCCTAGACGAACAAAATGCACATCACTTCATCAACATGGTGTCCAACTGCAGAGTCAATCTACAAATCATTCAG TTTTTACGTGTGAGAACAGTGTCTGGCATCACTTATCACTGCCGGTCAGGGAAATCCTTCCAAGGTCAGATGATGGATCGCTTCTTATTGACAGACTGCAGGGCTGTGCTGAGTGGAAACTACAG CTTTATGTGGTCTTTTGAGAAGCTCAACCGCTGTATGGCACACCTTTTCCTTGGACAGCTTGTATCAACCTTTGATGAAGAGTTTCGAATTCTGTTTGCTCAGTCCAAACCGCTGGTGATTGAAAATGCGCATGATCCAGTGGGAGACTATAGCCTTTTACAAAAGAGGCAATACCCAAGTGAAAGAACTTCACTGTACAGAGAGCCACGGAAACCGGACCCGGCTCATCTGGAGGACTGGGCGAGACATCCCTATGATGAACGTATGGATGTCGATTGGAGGATTAAGCCCCTTAAAAGAAAGGAACCAATGCAAAACCCTGCGGATATGTACAGCAGGTTTCCATCCCAGCAAACACGCATGGATCCGTTTTTTGATCAGGGCCCTTCCAGGATGATGGAGAATCCTGCCTTCAAACGTCACAGTTATGCCGAAGGTGTTCCTGGTAAATATTCTCATCCATTCCTGCAGCAACAAGGAATGCCAGAGGTGGAGAACCAGGGAAGGCTGTTCCACAGGGGGCAGCTGCCTTATCCAGGACCAGGACCTAGACCAGGAAATGAACCAGATTACAATGCTTATGACAAGTTCTGGAACCAAGACTATCAGTCAGCAGATCAATATTCTGAACCTGGTTTACCACAAGAAATGGAACTGCCTGACTTTGACCCTGTGCTTAACTATTTATCAACCACCAGAAATGTAGACTTTGACCAGGGCTCAGACAAATTACCACCTGCAGCAGATGTACCTTTTGGTTCATCTCACCCGAAAAGATTGAGTTTAGGCCAGCCATACCCCTGTCAAACATCTCCCACACCTTCAAATCTATCTGAGCAGAAGCAGTTTTTCCTGGAACCTAACACTGACCGAAAGGATCCTCTGGTGAAACGGGGACTAAGAGACTGGAGAATTAGCTCATATCTCAGTGCATATGAAAATCCAGAAGATGAAGGCATGCCATTCGAACCATCGAACGCACCAGATGCCTTTGAGGAGCCCTCTAACCTCATACATCAAACAATGCCAGGCATAGATTTACCAGTCCCTAAAATCCCTAATGTCAGAGAGTTTAAGGTCCCTGCAGTACCCAGGGCGAGTCAGATGCCAGGTTATGCCAAAACCTCTGCACGAGAGAAGCAGAAGAAATTGCCTGATGAACCTACAGCAGTGGCAGCAGAAACCAAAACAACTCCGACACCTTCAGAATCATCATCCACGACTGAAGGGGAaaagacagaggaggcagagcaaaAGGAACCAAAAACTGCTCTTCATAGGGAGGAATCGTTCCGTAGGAAATACAATCCAGCTGTACAGAGGAGCTCGAGGTTAAGATCCTCTCTGATATTCAGCTCTCTGGAGCAGCAGAATACTATCCAAGATCAGCAGGATgaggaaagtgacaaaaatgAGGCTGAACAGGCAAAACAACCTTTTGTCTCTCAGGCATTGGGACAAAGGAGGTCTGCTGCAAGAGGACCTTTTGAATGGAGCCGTTACATGAAGTCATCTACTTTTGATAACTCTGCCACAGACACTCCAGATGATGGGAACACTAAAGCAGACGATAAAGACTCATCAAAGGTTGATAGTTCTAAGGATCTGTCTGAAAAACAGAAGGTACAAGAGTTATCAGCACCAGATGAAGAGCAAGCAAATTCTACACCGCCAGTGCCCGAATCCAAGCCTTCTGAGGCTGAATTGCCCAAAACAGATCAACCGATCCAGCCACCCAAACCTTTGCTTACCAATCCATTGTATGTAGACATGAGTGATCCTGATACAAGGCTGATGTTTTTCAAAGAGCTGGCAGCAAAACGCAAAGCTGCTAAGGCTGCAGAAGCTGAAAAGAGCAAAGAGAAACTTCCAATGAAACCACCAACTGAACTTAAAAACATTACTGCTGTTAAAAATGAGGAACCTGTACCACAAGAAACTGCAGAAAAGATGGCTGATACCACAGCATCTGAGGGTTTACAAACAAGAGTTTCAACTGTTTCCAAGAAGACAGAGCTTGAAAACATCCAACCAGCACCAGAAGTGCCTCCGGAACCAAAGCTGTCAAATCTTGCTGTTGGAAAGATTAGCCCAAGTCATCCACCTTCACCAACTAGTGCTACTCCTGCTAATGTTTCTTCTCTTGCTCAATGTATCAATGAAAGTAAAAACCCACCAAGCCTTGATACTACCTCGAAAGAGTCACATTCACCCACTTCCAGTTCAGTGAAAGTGCCACCGTCTTCTGCTGCAGTGAATTCTAAAGCCCCAAATCAAGAATCCGTTCATTTAGAAACCAGCATCCCGTCTGTGCCCCTGCTTCCTGAGCAGAACACTGGTGGTTCACAGATTAGTCCAAGTCATTCACCCTCTAGCTCTGCTCCTCTTACCACTTCAGCAGAGACAATATCTTCTAATGTTCCCCTAGGAGACTCAAACTCAACCCCAACTTCCAGCATATTGGCCCCAAATGCACAGAAAACTGCCGGCCCCTTTGCCCAATCAGTTGAGGAATCATCACAACAATCTACCGCTTCCTCTATCAGCCAAACAGAATCTGATTCCACCCAAGCTCATGTAGATTCTGTTTCCCATCTGACGTCAACCGAGAAACCTTCAGCAGTTGACTCTGCACATTTGGAAACGGATATTTCATGTGCTGCTAGTCCAGAGCCAAAGGTATCCTCATTACAGCCTACTGCAGAGACAGAATCTAAAGATACTTGTTCCCAAAAAGATGTTCCTGAATCGGAAAACAACTCTGTTCCACAAGTTGTTGGAGATGAATCTGCAGTTCTTGGAGCATCACAGGATGCCAAAGCTGATGGCACACCCCTTGAGTCATGTTTACCTAATGTGGAAAGCAGATCTGATCAAAAGGAGAGCATTAAACCTACTCCCTCCCCAGCAGACCCTTCACCTGAGCAGACTCCAGCAGAGACAGGCTCTCCTGTGATTCCAGATTTAACTCCGAAAGCATCACAGTCAGAAAAGACTGCATCTCCTCAAGATGCACCAATACAAGTGACCCCTCCCTCCATACTTAACCTGACTGGACCTGTCGCCCCTTGTCCTGCTGAAACAGTGTCATGTTCTACTCCTCAAAGTGAGTCTGTTGGATCTGTTTTGTCCCCTGAGGCTGAAAAAATATTGTCTGCATTGCATAGCCCCTCACATGATAACTCTCTTCCAGAGAAGGTTACAACAGACTCTAACGAAACTCCAACTTCTAGTCCGGCTGAGCCCACCTCAGAAGTCTCAACAGAGTCTAAATTGACATGTAAAATGCCTGAATCTGTTACTTCTGAAACTCACTCCTTAGAGTCCCCTGTGCCTGCCGAAATTAGCAAGGACAGCGAGAAAGAAGTAAGCCAAGAGCCTGAAAAGCCTGAACCTGGTGAGAACAAAACTCACGATACTGAGACCACCAATAAGGTAGATAAAGCTCCTACACAGGACTCGGACAGCAATGAGAAAACAAATGACCAAGTAAAGCAAAATAACTGCTCTGAGGTGCCAGAGATCACATCAGATGAAGCCGTGCCCCCGTCACCGCAGTCCAAGCAGCCAAAATCAAGCCAGTCTCGCTACCAGTCATCAACAGCCAACGTGCTCTCGAGCAGCAACCTCAGAGATGACACAAAGCTGCTCCTGGAGCAAATATCTGCTAATAGCCAAAGCAGGTCCGAGGCAACCAAAGAGTCTCCTGTCACCGATGACGAAAAGGAAGACGAAGCTGACAAAAATGCcaaaagggagaaagaaagagggatgaGGTCGATCAGTAGAGGGCaacaagtcaagtcaaatcaGGAGCGCGACAAGCTGCTCGAGAGGATTCAGAGCatgaggaaggagaggaaagttTACAGTCGATTTGAG ATGGGACCTTAA
- the fam83ha gene encoding protein FAM83H isoform X1: MSTLTETTEESYITACLTIDISLDYSMARRSQCSSSGDNPLDPNYLPPHYREEYRLAIDALVEEDLDGYYQFLQKADVVDFLSSSEIQYIQDLIQVPQLSNHPEQRFLDIGGDGSSDTYWPIHSDLDAPGLDLGWPQMHHLIGPTEVTTLVNPPEPDMPSIKEQARRLIKNAQQVIAIAMDMFTDVDIFHDILNAAMRNVAVYILLDEQNAHHFINMVSNCRVNLQIIQFLRVRTVSGITYHCRSGKSFQGQMMDRFLLTDCRAVLSGNYSFMWSFEKLNRCMAHLFLGQLVSTFDEEFRILFAQSKPLVIENAHDPVGDYSLLQKRQYPSERTSLYREPRKPDPAHLEDWARHPYDERMDVDWRIKPLKRKEPMQNPADMYSRFPSQQTRMDPFFDQGPSRMMENPAFKRHSYAEGVPGKYSHPFLQQQGMPEVENQGRLFHRGQLPYPGPGPRPGNEPDYNAYDKFWNQDYQSADQYSEPGLPQEMELPDFDPVLNYLSTTRNVDFDQGSDKLPPAADVPFGSSHPKRLSLGQPYPCQTSPTPSNLSEQKQFFLEPNTDRKDPLVKRGLRDWRISSYLSAYENPEDEGMPFEPSNAPDAFEEPSNLIHQTMPGIDLPVPKIPNVREFKVPAVPRASQMPGYAKTSAREKQKKLPDEPTAVAAETKTTPTPSESSSTTEGEKTEEAEQKEPKTALHREESFRRKYNPAVQRSSRLRSSLIFSSLEQQNTIQDQQDEESDKNEAEQAKQPFVSQALGQRRSAARGPFEWSRYMKSSTFDNSATDTPDDGNTKADDKDSSKVDSSKDLSEKQKVQELSAPDEEQANSTPPVPESKPSEAELPKTDQPIQPPKPLLTNPLYVDMSDPDTRLMFFKELAAKRKAAKAAEAEKSKEKLPMKPPTELKNITAVKNEEPVPQETAEKMADTTASEGLQTRVSTVSKKTELENIQPAPEVPPEPKLSNLAVGKISPSHPPSPTSATPANVSSLAQCINESKNPPSLDTTSKESHSPTSSSVKVPPSSAAVNSKAPNQESVHLETSIPSVPLLPEQNTGGSQISPSHSPSSSAPLTTSAETISSNVPLGDSNSTPTSSILAPNAQKTAGPFAQSVEESSQQSTASSISQTESDSTQAHVDSVSHLTSTEKPSAVDSAHLETDISCAASPEPKVSSLQPTAETESKDTCSQKDVPESENNSVPQVVGDESAVLGASQDAKADGTPLESCLPNVESRSDQKESIKPTPSPADPSPEQTPAETGSPVIPDLTPKASQSEKTASPQDAPIQVTPPSILNLTGPVAPCPAETVSCSTPQSESVGSVLSPEAEKILSALHSPSHDNSLPEKVTTDSNETPTSSPAEPTSEVSTESKLTCKMPESVTSETHSLESPVPAEISKDSEKEVSQEPEKPEPGENKTHDTETTNKVDKAPTQDSDSNEKTNDQVKQNNCSEVPEITSDEAVPPSPQSKQPKSSQSRYQSSTANVLSSSNLRDDTKLLLEQISANSQSRSEATKESPVTDDEKEDEADKNAKREKERGMRSISRGQQVKSNQERDKLLERIQSMRKERKVYSRFEMGP, from the exons ATGAGCACTCTCACTGAAACCACAGAGGAAAGCTACATCACAGCCTGTCTG ACTATAGACATCTCTTTAGACTACAGTATGGCACGTCGCTCTCAGTGTTCCTCTTCTGGGGATAACCCCCTGGACCCCAACTACCTCCCTCCCCACTATCGGGAAGAGTACCGCCTGGCTATTGATGCACTGGTTGAGGAGGACTTGGATGGATACTATCAGTTCCTCCAAAAAGCAGATGTGGTGGACTTCCTGTCCTCATCTGAGATTCAGTATATTCAAGACTTAATTCAGGTCCCTCAGCTGAGCAACCACCCTGAACAACGCTTTCTGGATATTGGCGGAGATGGCTCCTCCGACACTTACTGGCCAATTCACTCTGACCTGGATGCCCCAGGTTTGGACCTCGGCTGGCCTCAAATGCATCACTTGATTGGGCCCACGGAGGTCACCACTCTGGTCAACCCCCCTGAGCCTGACATGCCGAGTATCAAGGAGCAGGCCCGACGACTTATCAAGAATGCTCAGCAG GTGATTGCTATAGCGATGGACATGTTTACCgatgttgacatttttcatgATATTCTCAATGCTGCCATGAGGAATGTGGCTGTCTACATCCTCCTAGACGAACAAAATGCACATCACTTCATCAACATGGTGTCCAACTGCAGAGTCAATCTACAAATCATTCAG TTTTTACGTGTGAGAACAGTGTCTGGCATCACTTATCACTGCCGGTCAGGGAAATCCTTCCAAGGTCAGATGATGGATCGCTTCTTATTGACAGACTGCAGGGCTGTGCTGAGTGGAAACTACAG CTTTATGTGGTCTTTTGAGAAGCTCAACCGCTGTATGGCACACCTTTTCCTTGGACAGCTTGTATCAACCTTTGATGAAGAGTTTCGAATTCTGTTTGCTCAGTCCAAACCGCTGGTGATTGAAAATGCGCATGATCCAGTGGGAGACTATAGCCTTTTACAAAAGAGGCAATACCCAAGTGAAAGAACTTCACTGTACAGAGAGCCACGGAAACCGGACCCGGCTCATCTGGAGGACTGGGCGAGACATCCCTATGATGAACGTATGGATGTCGATTGGAGGATTAAGCCCCTTAAAAGAAAGGAACCAATGCAAAACCCTGCGGATATGTACAGCAGGTTTCCATCCCAGCAAACACGCATGGATCCGTTTTTTGATCAGGGCCCTTCCAGGATGATGGAGAATCCTGCCTTCAAACGTCACAGTTATGCCGAAGGTGTTCCTGGTAAATATTCTCATCCATTCCTGCAGCAACAAGGAATGCCAGAGGTGGAGAACCAGGGAAGGCTGTTCCACAGGGGGCAGCTGCCTTATCCAGGACCAGGACCTAGACCAGGAAATGAACCAGATTACAATGCTTATGACAAGTTCTGGAACCAAGACTATCAGTCAGCAGATCAATATTCTGAACCTGGTTTACCACAAGAAATGGAACTGCCTGACTTTGACCCTGTGCTTAACTATTTATCAACCACCAGAAATGTAGACTTTGACCAGGGCTCAGACAAATTACCACCTGCAGCAGATGTACCTTTTGGTTCATCTCACCCGAAAAGATTGAGTTTAGGCCAGCCATACCCCTGTCAAACATCTCCCACACCTTCAAATCTATCTGAGCAGAAGCAGTTTTTCCTGGAACCTAACACTGACCGAAAGGATCCTCTGGTGAAACGGGGACTAAGAGACTGGAGAATTAGCTCATATCTCAGTGCATATGAAAATCCAGAAGATGAAGGCATGCCATTCGAACCATCGAACGCACCAGATGCCTTTGAGGAGCCCTCTAACCTCATACATCAAACAATGCCAGGCATAGATTTACCAGTCCCTAAAATCCCTAATGTCAGAGAGTTTAAGGTCCCTGCAGTACCCAGGGCGAGTCAGATGCCAGGTTATGCCAAAACCTCTGCACGAGAGAAGCAGAAGAAATTGCCTGATGAACCTACAGCAGTGGCAGCAGAAACCAAAACAACTCCGACACCTTCAGAATCATCATCCACGACTGAAGGGGAaaagacagaggaggcagagcaaaAGGAACCAAAAACTGCTCTTCATAGGGAGGAATCGTTCCGTAGGAAATACAATCCAGCTGTACAGAGGAGCTCGAGGTTAAGATCCTCTCTGATATTCAGCTCTCTGGAGCAGCAGAATACTATCCAAGATCAGCAGGATgaggaaagtgacaaaaatgAGGCTGAACAGGCAAAACAACCTTTTGTCTCTCAGGCATTGGGACAAAGGAGGTCTGCTGCAAGAGGACCTTTTGAATGGAGCCGTTACATGAAGTCATCTACTTTTGATAACTCTGCCACAGACACTCCAGATGATGGGAACACTAAAGCAGACGATAAAGACTCATCAAAGGTTGATAGTTCTAAGGATCTGTCTGAAAAACAGAAGGTACAAGAGTTATCAGCACCAGATGAAGAGCAAGCAAATTCTACACCGCCAGTGCCCGAATCCAAGCCTTCTGAGGCTGAATTGCCCAAAACAGATCAACCGATCCAGCCACCCAAACCTTTGCTTACCAATCCATTGTATGTAGACATGAGTGATCCTGATACAAGGCTGATGTTTTTCAAAGAGCTGGCAGCAAAACGCAAAGCTGCTAAGGCTGCAGAAGCTGAAAAGAGCAAAGAGAAACTTCCAATGAAACCACCAACTGAACTTAAAAACATTACTGCTGTTAAAAATGAGGAACCTGTACCACAAGAAACTGCAGAAAAGATGGCTGATACCACAGCATCTGAGGGTTTACAAACAAGAGTTTCAACTGTTTCCAAGAAGACAGAGCTTGAAAACATCCAACCAGCACCAGAAGTGCCTCCGGAACCAAAGCTGTCAAATCTTGCTGTTGGAAAGATTAGCCCAAGTCATCCACCTTCACCAACTAGTGCTACTCCTGCTAATGTTTCTTCTCTTGCTCAATGTATCAATGAAAGTAAAAACCCACCAAGCCTTGATACTACCTCGAAAGAGTCACATTCACCCACTTCCAGTTCAGTGAAAGTGCCACCGTCTTCTGCTGCAGTGAATTCTAAAGCCCCAAATCAAGAATCCGTTCATTTAGAAACCAGCATCCCGTCTGTGCCCCTGCTTCCTGAGCAGAACACTGGTGGTTCACAGATTAGTCCAAGTCATTCACCCTCTAGCTCTGCTCCTCTTACCACTTCAGCAGAGACAATATCTTCTAATGTTCCCCTAGGAGACTCAAACTCAACCCCAACTTCCAGCATATTGGCCCCAAATGCACAGAAAACTGCCGGCCCCTTTGCCCAATCAGTTGAGGAATCATCACAACAATCTACCGCTTCCTCTATCAGCCAAACAGAATCTGATTCCACCCAAGCTCATGTAGATTCTGTTTCCCATCTGACGTCAACCGAGAAACCTTCAGCAGTTGACTCTGCACATTTGGAAACGGATATTTCATGTGCTGCTAGTCCAGAGCCAAAGGTATCCTCATTACAGCCTACTGCAGAGACAGAATCTAAAGATACTTGTTCCCAAAAAGATGTTCCTGAATCGGAAAACAACTCTGTTCCACAAGTTGTTGGAGATGAATCTGCAGTTCTTGGAGCATCACAGGATGCCAAAGCTGATGGCACACCCCTTGAGTCATGTTTACCTAATGTGGAAAGCAGATCTGATCAAAAGGAGAGCATTAAACCTACTCCCTCCCCAGCAGACCCTTCACCTGAGCAGACTCCAGCAGAGACAGGCTCTCCTGTGATTCCAGATTTAACTCCGAAAGCATCACAGTCAGAAAAGACTGCATCTCCTCAAGATGCACCAATACAAGTGACCCCTCCCTCCATACTTAACCTGACTGGACCTGTCGCCCCTTGTCCTGCTGAAACAGTGTCATGTTCTACTCCTCAAAGTGAGTCTGTTGGATCTGTTTTGTCCCCTGAGGCTGAAAAAATATTGTCTGCATTGCATAGCCCCTCACATGATAACTCTCTTCCAGAGAAGGTTACAACAGACTCTAACGAAACTCCAACTTCTAGTCCGGCTGAGCCCACCTCAGAAGTCTCAACAGAGTCTAAATTGACATGTAAAATGCCTGAATCTGTTACTTCTGAAACTCACTCCTTAGAGTCCCCTGTGCCTGCCGAAATTAGCAAGGACAGCGAGAAAGAAGTAAGCCAAGAGCCTGAAAAGCCTGAACCTGGTGAGAACAAAACTCACGATACTGAGACCACCAATAAGGTAGATAAAGCTCCTACACAGGACTCGGACAGCAATGAGAAAACAAATGACCAAGTAAAGCAAAATAACTGCTCTGAGGTGCCAGAGATCACATCAGATGAAGCCGTGCCCCCGTCACCGCAGTCCAAGCAGCCAAAATCAAGCCAGTCTCGCTACCAGTCATCAACAGCCAACGTGCTCTCGAGCAGCAACCTCAGAGATGACACAAAGCTGCTCCTGGAGCAAATATCTGCTAATAGCCAAAGCAGGTCCGAGGCAACCAAAGAGTCTCCTGTCACCGATGACGAAAAGGAAGACGAAGCTGACAAAAATGCcaaaagggagaaagaaagagggatgaGGTCGATCAGTAGAGGGCaacaagtcaagtcaaatcaGGAGCGCGACAAGCTGCTCGAGAGGATTCAGAGCatgaggaaggagaggaaagttTACAGTCGATTTGAG ATGGGACCTTAA